A genomic segment from Marinobacter gudaonensis encodes:
- a CDS encoding acetyl/propionyl/methylcrotonyl-CoA carboxylase subunit alpha, with protein MFSKILIANRGEIACRIIQTAHRMGIRCVAVYSDADANARHVAMADEAFHIGPAPSGESYLKAEKIIQVAKESGAQAIHPGYGFLSENTGFAEACEANNIVFIGPPSSAIAAMGSKSAAKAIMEKAGVPLVPGYHGDDQSVETLRAEAEKCGFPLLLKAVAGGGGKGMRVVQSMAEFDDALAAAKREAKNAFGNPDMLIERYLTQPRHVEIQVFCDQDGKGVYLAERDCSVQRRHQKVLEEAPAPGLSEDTRKAMGEAAVRAAQAINYVGAGTVEFLYDVDGSFFFMEMNTRLQVEHPVTEMVTGQDLVEWQLKVAWGEPLPLEQSQVKTRGHALEARIYAEDPDQDFLPATGNLRYLSTPDESAHVRVDTGVTEGDDISIHYDPMIAKLIVWDETRDQAINRMVQALEHYRIAGVKTNIRFLHALADAQPFREADLTTGFIEDHRELLFPKSRLDTHKALVLSAGFVLEQRKSSEPVTADPWSPFSRKNSWRMNSEYAQPLKLQVGEDVHELKILERDDRYQVFVGDSIYHLNAKLDDDYLQAVINGHRISVHGNLHNDQLVLFYEGDTFNCTVYKESYGFEEMAGDGSLAAPMNGAIVAVQAKVGDRVTAGQSLVIMEAMKMEHAIKAPADGVVTEIFFAEGDQVSEGAELIAIEVTETEEAG; from the coding sequence ATGTTCAGCAAGATTCTGATCGCCAACCGGGGCGAAATCGCCTGCCGGATCATCCAAACCGCCCACCGCATGGGCATCCGCTGCGTGGCCGTCTACTCCGACGCCGATGCCAACGCCCGGCACGTGGCCATGGCCGACGAGGCTTTCCACATTGGCCCGGCACCCAGCGGTGAAAGCTACCTGAAGGCCGAGAAGATCATCCAGGTCGCGAAGGAAAGTGGCGCCCAGGCCATCCACCCGGGCTATGGCTTCCTGTCGGAGAACACCGGCTTTGCCGAGGCCTGCGAGGCCAACAACATCGTGTTCATCGGCCCGCCCTCCTCGGCCATTGCCGCCATGGGCTCCAAGTCTGCCGCCAAGGCCATTATGGAGAAGGCCGGCGTGCCGCTGGTACCGGGCTACCACGGCGACGACCAGTCGGTGGAAACCCTGCGCGCCGAAGCCGAGAAGTGCGGCTTCCCGCTGCTGCTAAAGGCCGTGGCTGGCGGCGGTGGTAAAGGCATGCGCGTGGTGCAGAGCATGGCCGAGTTCGACGACGCCCTGGCCGCGGCCAAGCGCGAAGCCAAGAACGCCTTCGGCAACCCGGACATGCTCATCGAGCGCTACCTGACCCAGCCGCGGCACGTGGAAATCCAGGTGTTCTGCGACCAGGACGGCAAGGGCGTGTATCTGGCCGAGCGGGACTGCTCCGTGCAGCGCCGCCACCAGAAAGTCCTGGAAGAAGCCCCGGCCCCGGGCCTGAGCGAGGACACCCGCAAGGCCATGGGCGAAGCCGCCGTGCGCGCGGCCCAGGCCATCAACTATGTGGGTGCGGGTACCGTCGAGTTCCTGTACGACGTGGACGGCTCTTTCTTCTTCATGGAAATGAACACCCGCCTGCAGGTAGAGCACCCGGTTACCGAAATGGTCACCGGCCAGGACCTGGTGGAATGGCAACTGAAAGTGGCCTGGGGTGAGCCCCTGCCGCTGGAACAGTCCCAGGTGAAAACCCGGGGACACGCCCTGGAAGCGCGGATTTACGCCGAAGACCCGGACCAGGACTTCCTGCCCGCCACCGGCAACCTGCGCTACCTGAGTACCCCGGATGAAAGCGCCCATGTGCGCGTGGATACCGGCGTAACCGAAGGCGACGACATCAGCATCCACTACGACCCGATGATCGCCAAGCTGATCGTGTGGGACGAAACCCGCGACCAGGCCATCAACCGCATGGTTCAGGCTCTGGAGCACTACCGCATCGCCGGCGTGAAAACCAACATCCGGTTCCTGCACGCCCTGGCCGACGCCCAGCCGTTCCGGGAGGCGGACCTGACCACCGGGTTTATCGAAGACCACCGGGAACTGCTGTTCCCGAAGTCCAGACTCGATACCCACAAGGCCCTCGTGCTGTCGGCAGGTTTTGTACTGGAGCAGCGCAAATCCTCCGAGCCGGTCACCGCCGACCCCTGGTCGCCGTTCAGCCGCAAGAACAGCTGGCGCATGAACTCCGAGTACGCCCAGCCCCTGAAGCTGCAGGTGGGCGAGGACGTGCACGAACTCAAGATCCTCGAGCGCGACGACCGCTACCAGGTGTTCGTGGGCGACAGCATCTACCACCTGAACGCCAAACTGGATGATGACTACCTGCAGGCCGTGATCAACGGCCACCGCATCAGCGTCCACGGCAACCTGCACAACGACCAGCTGGTGCTGTTCTACGAAGGCGACACCTTCAACTGCACCGTCTACAAGGAAAGCTACGGCTTCGAGGAAATGGCCGGCGACGGCAGCCTGGCCGCGCCCATGAACGGCGCCATCGTGGCGGTACAGGCCAAGGTGGGCGACAGAGTCACCGCCGGCCAGAGCCTGGTGATCATGGAGGCCATGAAAATGGAACACGCCATCAAGGCCCCGGCCGACGGCGTGGTGACCGAGATCTTCTTCGCCGAAGGCGACCAGGTCTCCGAAGGTGCCGAGCTGATCGCCATCGAAGTCACCGAAACCGAGGAGGCAGGCTGA
- a CDS encoding enoyl-CoA hydratase-related protein: protein MTDNETAVLLKRRDDGVAEVVLNRPDKRNAFDDVIIQQLINALTEVNTDSSVKVVILRSEGKHFSAGADLGWMRRMAENTRQENLDDSRELARLMNVLNHLSKPVIGLVQGAAFGGAVGLAACCDIVIATEQSSFCLSEVKLGLIPAVISPYVVRAIGERQARRYFISAEVFTAQQAQEYGLVHIVCDDVEAMDARCNDMLQQLAMNGPEAMKAAKDLVFAVSHKPISDDVIDDTAQRIADIRVGEEGQEGLGAFLNKRKANWVPEGK, encoded by the coding sequence ATGACAGACAACGAAACCGCAGTCCTGCTCAAACGGCGCGACGACGGCGTGGCCGAGGTAGTGCTCAACCGCCCGGACAAACGCAACGCCTTCGACGACGTGATCATCCAGCAGCTGATCAACGCCCTCACCGAGGTGAATACCGACAGCAGCGTGAAAGTGGTGATTCTGCGCTCCGAGGGCAAGCACTTCTCCGCCGGGGCCGACCTTGGCTGGATGCGCCGCATGGCCGAGAACACCCGCCAGGAAAACCTGGACGATTCCCGGGAGCTGGCGCGGCTGATGAACGTGCTTAACCACCTGTCCAAGCCCGTGATCGGCCTGGTACAGGGCGCCGCTTTCGGCGGCGCAGTGGGCCTGGCTGCCTGCTGCGACATCGTGATCGCCACCGAGCAGTCCAGCTTCTGCCTGAGCGAAGTGAAGCTCGGCCTGATTCCCGCGGTGATCAGCCCCTACGTGGTGCGTGCCATCGGCGAACGCCAGGCCCGGCGGTACTTCATCTCCGCCGAAGTGTTTACCGCGCAGCAAGCACAGGAATACGGCCTCGTGCACATCGTCTGCGACGACGTCGAGGCCATGGACGCCCGCTGCAACGACATGCTCCAGCAACTGGCCATGAACGGGCCCGAGGCCATGAAAGCCGCCAAGGACCTGGTATTTGCCGTCAGCCACAAGCCCATCAGCGACGATGTGATCGACGACACCGCGCAACGCATCGCAGACATTCGGGTGGGTGAAGAAGGTCAGGAAGGGCTTGGTGCCTTCCTGAACAAGCGCAAGGCCAACTGGGTTCCGGAGGGAAAATAA
- a CDS encoding carboxyl transferase domain-containing protein produces MTILQSKINPRSEEFQANQESMAKAVADLRDKVATIQQGGGPDYQKRHTDRGKLLPRERINRLLDDGSPFLEIGQFAAYNVYGEEVPAAGVIAGVGRVSGTECMIIANDATVKGGSYYPLTVKKHLRAQEIALENRLPCIYLVDSGGANLPRQDEVFPDRDHFGRIFYNQARMSADDIPQIAVVMGLCTAGGAYVPAMADESIIVRNQGTIFLAGPPLVKAATGEVVSAEDLGGADVHCKVSGVADHYAENDAHALEIARRSVANLNRKKPVPVEVQKPRAPLYDAEEIYGIVGTDLRKQFDVRDVIARIVDGSEFDEFKRYYGQTLVTGFAHIHGYPVGIIANNGILFSEAAQKGAHFIELCCQRNIPLLFLQNITGFMVGQKYEAEGIAKHGAKMVMAVACANVPKITVLIGGSFGAGNYGMCGRAYSPDFLWMWPNARISVMGGEQAAGVLAQVKREGMERKGQQWSAEEEAEFKKPVIDKYEEQGHPYYASARLWDDGVIDPAQTREVVALSLSATLNRPAKPTRFGVFRM; encoded by the coding sequence ATGACAATACTCCAAAGCAAGATTAACCCCAGGTCCGAAGAGTTCCAGGCCAACCAGGAATCCATGGCCAAGGCCGTCGCCGACCTGCGCGACAAAGTCGCCACCATCCAGCAGGGCGGCGGCCCCGATTACCAGAAACGCCACACCGACCGGGGCAAACTGCTCCCCCGCGAGCGCATCAACCGCCTCCTGGACGACGGCTCCCCGTTCCTGGAAATCGGCCAGTTCGCCGCCTACAACGTGTACGGTGAAGAAGTCCCCGCAGCGGGCGTGATCGCCGGCGTGGGCCGCGTCTCCGGCACCGAATGTATGATCATCGCCAACGACGCCACCGTAAAAGGCGGCAGCTACTACCCGCTGACGGTCAAGAAACACCTCCGGGCCCAGGAAATCGCCCTGGAAAACCGCCTGCCCTGCATTTACCTGGTCGACTCCGGCGGCGCCAACCTGCCCCGCCAGGACGAAGTCTTCCCGGACCGCGACCACTTCGGGCGCATCTTCTACAACCAGGCCCGCATGAGCGCCGACGACATCCCCCAGATCGCCGTCGTCATGGGCCTGTGCACCGCCGGCGGCGCCTACGTGCCCGCCATGGCCGACGAATCCATCATCGTACGCAACCAGGGCACCATCTTCCTGGCCGGCCCGCCGCTGGTAAAAGCCGCCACTGGTGAAGTGGTCAGCGCCGAAGACCTTGGTGGCGCCGACGTACACTGCAAGGTTTCCGGCGTGGCCGACCATTACGCCGAAAACGACGCCCACGCCCTGGAAATCGCCCGGCGCAGCGTTGCCAACCTGAACCGCAAAAAGCCGGTCCCGGTGGAAGTCCAGAAGCCCCGGGCGCCGCTGTACGACGCCGAAGAAATCTACGGCATCGTCGGCACCGACCTGCGCAAACAGTTTGATGTGCGTGACGTGATCGCCCGCATTGTCGACGGTTCTGAGTTCGACGAATTCAAACGCTACTACGGCCAGACCCTGGTCACCGGCTTTGCCCACATCCACGGCTACCCGGTAGGCATCATCGCCAACAACGGCATCCTGTTCAGCGAAGCCGCCCAGAAAGGCGCCCACTTCATTGAACTGTGCTGCCAGCGCAACATTCCACTGCTGTTCCTGCAGAACATCACCGGCTTCATGGTGGGCCAGAAATACGAGGCCGAGGGCATTGCCAAGCACGGCGCCAAGATGGTCATGGCCGTGGCCTGCGCCAACGTGCCCAAGATCACCGTGCTGATCGGCGGCTCCTTCGGTGCAGGCAACTACGGCATGTGTGGCCGCGCCTACAGTCCCGACTTCCTGTGGATGTGGCCGAACGCCCGCATCTCGGTGATGGGCGGCGAACAGGCCGCCGGCGTACTGGCCCAGGTGAAGCGTGAAGGCATGGAGCGTAAAGGCCAGCAGTGGAGCGCCGAGGAAGAAGCCGAGTTCAAGAAACCGGTGATCGACAAGTACGAAGAACAGGGCCACCCCTACTACGCCAGCGCCCGCCTGTGGGACGACGGCGTGATCGACCCGGCCCAGACCCGGGAAGTGGTTGCCCTGAGCCTCTCTGCCACCCTTAACCGACCCGCCAAGCCCACGCGCTTTGGCGTGTTCCGGATGTGA
- a CDS encoding isovaleryl-CoA dehydrogenase: MKSQYSELNFGLGETLDMLREQVNGFAAAEIAPRAEEIDRNNEFPMDLWRKMGDMGLLGITVKEEYGGSDMGYLAHVIAMEEISRASASVGLSYGAHSNLCVNQIHRNGTEEQKQKYLPKLVSGEHIGALAMSEPNAGSDVISMKLSAKDAGDHYVLNGNKMWITNGPDAHTYVIYAKTDTQAGSKGVTAFIVERDAPGFSRHQKLDKLGMRGSNTCELVFEDCKVPKENVLGGVGNGAKVLMSGLDYERLVLSGGPLGIMQAAMDVVVPYIRERKQFGQAIGEFELVQGKVADMYTWMNTAKSYVYMVAMSADRGAETTRKDAAGAILYSAEMATKIALDAIQLLGGNGYINEYPTGRLLRDAKLYEIGAGTSEIRRMLIGRELYLNK, from the coding sequence ATGAAATCACAGTACTCAGAGCTCAACTTCGGCCTCGGCGAAACCCTCGACATGCTCCGCGAGCAGGTCAACGGCTTCGCTGCCGCTGAAATCGCGCCCCGCGCCGAGGAAATCGACCGCAACAACGAATTCCCTATGGACCTGTGGCGGAAAATGGGCGACATGGGTCTGCTGGGTATCACTGTGAAAGAAGAATACGGCGGATCCGACATGGGCTACCTCGCCCACGTGATCGCCATGGAAGAAATCAGCCGTGCTTCCGCCTCCGTTGGCCTCTCCTACGGTGCTCACTCCAACCTGTGTGTGAACCAGATCCACCGCAACGGCACCGAAGAACAGAAACAGAAATACCTGCCGAAGCTCGTCAGCGGCGAACACATTGGCGCCCTGGCCATGTCCGAGCCCAACGCCGGCTCCGACGTTATCTCCATGAAGCTCAGCGCCAAAGACGCCGGCGACCACTACGTGCTGAACGGCAACAAAATGTGGATCACCAACGGCCCCGACGCCCACACTTACGTGATCTACGCCAAAACCGACACCCAGGCCGGCTCCAAGGGCGTAACCGCCTTTATTGTTGAGCGCGACGCCCCGGGCTTCAGCCGCCACCAGAAACTCGACAAACTGGGCATGCGCGGCTCCAACACCTGCGAACTGGTGTTCGAAGACTGCAAGGTTCCCAAGGAAAACGTCCTGGGTGGTGTTGGCAACGGCGCCAAAGTCCTGATGAGCGGCCTCGACTACGAACGCCTCGTTCTCTCCGGCGGCCCCCTGGGCATCATGCAGGCAGCCATGGACGTGGTGGTTCCCTACATCCGCGAGCGCAAACAGTTCGGCCAGGCCATCGGTGAGTTCGAACTGGTACAGGGCAAAGTGGCCGACATGTACACCTGGATGAACACCGCCAAGTCCTACGTCTACATGGTGGCCATGTCCGCGGACCGCGGCGCGGAAACCACCCGCAAAGACGCCGCCGGCGCCATCCTCTACTCCGCCGAAATGGCCACCAAAATCGCCCTGGACGCCATCCAGCTCCTCGGCGGTAACGGCTACATCAACGAATACCCGACAGGCCGCCTGCTGCGCGACGCCAAACTCTACGAAATCGGTGCGGGCACGTCTGAAATCCGCCGCATGCTGATCGGCCGCGAGCTGTACCTGAACAAGTAA
- a CDS encoding MerR family transcriptional regulator → MVEKRTFSISELSQEFDVTTRSIRFYEDQGLLKPRRRGQTRIFSTKDRVRLKLILRGKRMGFTLAETKELFDLWDETLTGNEKQLLKMLEILEGRKAMLEQQKNDIAQAEMEIDTAEARCREALAELQKKKEAQAPANDEARQSAET, encoded by the coding sequence ATGGTCGAAAAAAGAACGTTCAGCATCAGCGAACTCTCACAGGAGTTCGATGTCACGACTCGAAGCATCCGCTTCTATGAGGATCAGGGGCTTCTGAAGCCACGGCGCCGTGGACAGACACGCATCTTCAGCACCAAGGATCGTGTTCGCCTGAAACTGATCCTCCGTGGCAAGCGCATGGGCTTCACCCTGGCAGAAACCAAGGAGCTCTTCGACCTGTGGGACGAAACGCTCACCGGCAACGAAAAGCAGCTTCTGAAAATGCTGGAAATCCTGGAAGGCCGCAAAGCCATGCTGGAACAGCAGAAGAACGACATTGCCCAGGCAGAAATGGAAATAGACACCGCGGAAGCCCGGTGCCGGGAGGCACTGGCTGAACTGCAGAAAAAGAAAGAAGCGCAGGCGCCGGCCAACGACGAGGCCAGGCAGTCCGCTGAAACCTGA
- a CDS encoding SDR family NAD(P)-dependent oxidoreductase, with translation MEFKNVPAIVTGGASGLGEGAARALAAAGCKVAILDLQKEQGRKVAEDIGGIFLECDVSSADSAEAAINAAREAHGPCGIAVNCAGIATAGKILGREGVMPLENFSKVVQVNLIGTFNILRLAAADMAQREPNAEGERGVIINTASIAAYEGQIGQAAYSASKGGVVSLTLQSARELAREGIRVNTIAPGLFMTPMMAGMPEEVQESLAATLPFPKRLGKPEEFGMMVDQMVRNPVLNGEVIRLDCALRMAPK, from the coding sequence ATGGAATTCAAAAATGTTCCGGCCATTGTAACAGGCGGCGCATCCGGGCTGGGCGAGGGCGCAGCCCGTGCGCTGGCCGCTGCCGGCTGCAAGGTGGCGATTCTGGATCTGCAGAAGGAGCAGGGCCGAAAAGTGGCTGAGGATATCGGCGGGATTTTCCTGGAATGCGATGTCAGCTCTGCCGACAGCGCCGAGGCTGCCATCAACGCCGCCCGTGAAGCCCATGGGCCCTGCGGTATTGCAGTGAACTGTGCTGGTATTGCCACCGCTGGCAAGATTCTGGGCCGCGAGGGCGTGATGCCGCTGGAGAACTTCAGCAAGGTGGTACAGGTCAATCTCATTGGCACCTTCAATATTCTGCGCCTGGCAGCCGCCGACATGGCGCAGCGGGAGCCTAACGCCGAGGGCGAACGGGGCGTGATCATCAACACCGCCTCCATTGCGGCCTATGAGGGCCAGATCGGCCAGGCAGCCTACAGTGCTTCCAAGGGTGGCGTGGTGTCGCTCACGCTTCAATCCGCCCGGGAGCTGGCGCGTGAGGGCATCCGGGTAAATACGATTGCCCCCGGCCTGTTCATGACCCCCATGATGGCAGGTATGCCTGAAGAAGTTCAGGAGAGCCTGGCGGCCACGCTGCCGTTCCCCAAGCGCCTGGGCAAGCCGGAGGAGTTCGGCATGATGGTGGACCAGATGGTTCGAAACCCGGTGCTCAATGGCGAAGTGATTCGTCTCGACTGCGCGCTGCGCATGGCGCCCAAGTAA
- a CDS encoding acyl-CoA dehydrogenase family protein, whose translation MTVSVDKEELAMFRESVIKVLEKEVTPHYEAWEKSGLVPRELWNTLGNAGMLCVDVPEECGGIGAPFQFSVVVGEELARMGFGALSTNVMVHSDIVAPYLSHIGNEAQKQQWLPKLVSGEAVGAIAMTEPGAGSDLQAIRTSAVKDGDDYILNGSKTFITNGQHADMVIVAAKTDPKAGARGISLFLVDTSLPGYSKGRNLDKIGQHSGDTSELFFSDMRIPASALLGEEGQGFVYLMRELPRERLVIGALGVAAARGSLDLTIAYAQERELFGQKLAQLQNTRFEIARMETDYRVNKAFVDQCIDQYDRGELDAPTASMAKYSATEMQCRVADGCLQLFGGYGYTTEYPISRNFIDARVQRIYGGTSEVMKEIIARSVLGKA comes from the coding sequence ATGACCGTGTCTGTTGATAAAGAAGAACTGGCGATGTTCCGGGAGTCCGTGATCAAGGTCCTGGAAAAGGAAGTAACGCCGCACTACGAAGCCTGGGAAAAATCCGGGCTGGTACCCAGAGAGCTCTGGAACACCCTGGGCAACGCCGGCATGCTGTGCGTGGACGTGCCCGAGGAGTGCGGTGGCATTGGCGCACCCTTCCAGTTTTCCGTGGTGGTAGGCGAAGAACTGGCCCGCATGGGCTTTGGCGCACTGTCCACCAACGTGATGGTGCATTCCGACATTGTTGCCCCGTATCTGAGCCACATTGGTAACGAAGCGCAGAAGCAGCAGTGGTTGCCAAAACTGGTGTCGGGCGAGGCCGTTGGCGCCATCGCCATGACCGAGCCCGGCGCCGGCAGTGACCTGCAGGCCATTCGCACCAGCGCGGTGAAAGACGGCGACGATTACATCCTGAACGGCTCCAAGACCTTCATCACCAACGGCCAGCACGCCGACATGGTGATTGTGGCCGCCAAGACCGACCCCAAGGCCGGTGCCCGTGGCATCAGCCTGTTCCTGGTAGACACCTCGCTGCCTGGCTACAGCAAGGGCCGCAACCTGGACAAGATCGGCCAGCATTCCGGCGATACCTCCGAGCTGTTCTTCTCGGATATGCGCATCCCGGCTTCTGCTTTGCTGGGCGAAGAAGGCCAGGGCTTTGTGTACCTGATGCGCGAACTGCCCCGCGAGCGCCTGGTGATCGGCGCCCTTGGCGTGGCCGCCGCCCGGGGTTCCCTGGACCTGACCATCGCCTACGCCCAGGAGCGGGAACTGTTCGGCCAGAAACTGGCCCAATTGCAAAACACCCGCTTTGAAATCGCGCGCATGGAAACCGACTACCGGGTGAACAAGGCATTCGTGGACCAGTGCATCGACCAGTACGACCGCGGCGAGCTGGATGCGCCCACCGCCTCCATGGCCAAGTACAGTGCCACCGAGATGCAGTGCCGGGTGGCCGATGGCTGTTTGCAGCTGTTTGGCGGCTACGGCTACACCACCGAATACCCGATCTCCCGGAACTTCATCGACGCGAGGGTGCAGCGAATCTACGGCGGCACCTCAGAGGTGATGAAAGAAATCATTGCCCGCTCGGTACTGGGCAAAGCCTGA
- a CDS encoding acetyl-CoA C-acyltransferase, whose product MNSNDVVIAGSARTPMGGMMGSLSSVRSPQLGAISIKAAIERAGLQPADIQEVIMGCVLPAGLGQAPARQASRASGIPDSSGCTTINKMCGSGMQAVIMAHDQIKAGTNNVMIAGGMENMSQAPYLLPKARGGMRMGHGQVMDSMFLDGLEDAYEGGLMGVFAQRTADKFDISRQAMDEFAIASLQKSLAAIENGWFRDEIVPVTVSGRGGDIEVDTDEQPGNAKPEKIPHLKPAFAKDGSVTAANSSSISDGASALVLASAAEADARGLVPQARIVAHATHARLPAEFTLAPIGAIEKVLKKAGWNKDDVDLFEINEAFAVVTLAAMNELKLPAEKVNVHGGACALGHPIGSSGSRIIVTLINALKQRGLKRGVASLCIGGGEGTAVAIELM is encoded by the coding sequence ATGAACAGCAATGATGTGGTAATCGCAGGCTCAGCAAGAACCCCCATGGGCGGCATGATGGGCTCCCTGAGCTCGGTACGCTCCCCGCAACTGGGCGCCATCTCCATCAAGGCCGCCATAGAGCGGGCCGGCCTGCAGCCGGCGGACATCCAGGAAGTGATCATGGGCTGCGTACTGCCCGCTGGCCTCGGCCAGGCCCCGGCGCGCCAGGCCTCCCGTGCCTCTGGCATCCCGGACAGCTCCGGCTGTACCACCATCAACAAAATGTGCGGCTCCGGCATGCAGGCCGTGATCATGGCCCACGATCAGATCAAGGCCGGCACCAACAACGTCATGATCGCCGGCGGTATGGAAAACATGAGCCAGGCGCCGTACCTGCTGCCCAAGGCCCGTGGTGGCATGCGCATGGGTCATGGCCAGGTGATGGACAGTATGTTCCTCGATGGCCTTGAAGACGCCTACGAGGGCGGCCTGATGGGCGTGTTTGCCCAGCGCACCGCCGACAAGTTCGACATCAGCCGCCAGGCCATGGACGAATTTGCCATCGCATCCCTGCAGAAATCCCTGGCGGCGATCGAGAACGGCTGGTTCCGCGACGAAATCGTCCCGGTAACCGTGTCTGGCCGCGGCGGTGACATCGAGGTGGATACCGATGAACAGCCGGGCAACGCCAAGCCCGAGAAGATTCCGCACCTGAAGCCCGCCTTTGCCAAGGACGGTTCGGTCACCGCTGCCAACTCCAGCTCCATCAGTGATGGTGCCTCCGCCCTCGTACTGGCCTCCGCCGCCGAAGCCGATGCCCGCGGTCTGGTGCCCCAGGCCCGAATTGTGGCCCACGCCACCCACGCCCGCCTGCCGGCCGAGTTCACGCTGGCTCCGATCGGCGCCATCGAGAAAGTGCTCAAGAAAGCCGGCTGGAACAAGGATGACGTGGATCTGTTCGAGATCAATGAGGCCTTCGCGGTGGTGACCCTGGCCGCCATGAACGAGCTCAAGCTGCCGGCCGAGAAGGTGAACGTGCACGGTGGCGCCTGCGCCCTGGGGCATCCGATTGGCTCCTCGGGCTCGCGGATCATCGTGACTCTGATCAACGCGCTCAAGCAGCGTGGCCTCAAGCGTGGCGTGGCTTCGCTGTGTATTGGGGGTGGTGAGGGTACCGCTGTTGCCATCGAGTTGATGTAA